Proteins co-encoded in one Kribbella solani genomic window:
- a CDS encoding histone H1-like repetitive region-containing protein: MPAKKAAAGKATAKKASPAKKTVAKKASAAKTTTARKVSAAKKTATKKAPAKRVSAAKKTAATKTVAKKATAKKATAKKTVAKKATAKKATAKKTVAKKAPAKKATARKTVAKKAPAKRVSAAKKTTAAKRTTAAKKATTAKKTVAKKAPAKKTAAKKTVAKKATAKKATAKKTVAKKAPARKVAAKKAPAKKTAARKAPAKRVAAKKSAVKTAAKKTVARKTAAKKAPARKAPARKTAARRVAR; encoded by the coding sequence GTGCCAGCCAAGAAGGCAGCCGCAGGGAAGGCGACAGCCAAAAAGGCTTCTCCCGCCAAGAAGACTGTCGCGAAGAAGGCCAGCGCCGCGAAGACGACAACCGCGCGCAAGGTCAGCGCAGCAAAGAAGACCGCGACGAAGAAGGCGCCGGCGAAGCGCGTCAGTGCGGCCAAGAAGACCGCTGCCACGAAGACGGTGGCGAAGAAGGCGACCGCCAAGAAGGCCACTGCCAAGAAGACCGTCGCGAAGAAGGCGACCGCCAAGAAGGCCACTGCCAAGAAGACCGTCGCGAAGAAGGCACCGGCGAAGAAGGCAACGGCCCGCAAGACGGTTGCGAAGAAGGCGCCGGCGAAGCGCGTCAGCGCGGCCAAGAAGACCACGGCCGCGAAGCGGACCACCGCCGCGAAGAAGGCGACGACCGCTAAGAAGACCGTGGCCAAGAAGGCGCCGGCGAAGAAGACAGCAGCCAAGAAGACGGTAGCGAAGAAGGCGACCGCCAAGAAGGCCACTGCCAAGAAGACCGTCGCGAAGAAGGCACCGGCACGCAAGGTCGCCGCCAAGAAGGCGCCCGCGAAGAAGACCGCTGCCAGGAAGGCTCCGGCCAAGCGCGTCGCGGCGAAGAAGAGCGCGGTGAAGACCGCCGCCAAGAAGACCGTGGCCCGGAAGACGGCCGCGAAGAAGGCACCGGCGCGTAAGGCACCGGCCCGGAAGACGGCGGCCCGGCGGGTGGCCCGCTGA
- the map gene encoding type I methionyl aminopeptidase, with the protein MSILTAGRISPRRDVPASIPRPEYVGKPAPAPYDGSYVTSPGLVEKMRVASKLAARALQAAGAAAKPGVTTDELDAIGHEYLVERGAYPSTLGYRGYPKSLCTSVNEVICHGIPDDRPLENGDIVNVDITAYLDGVHGDTNATFLVGDVDEESRLLVERTREALNRGIKAVKPGRQVSIIGRVIESYAKRFGYGVVRDFTGHGIATSFHSGLIIPHYDDERFDDVIEPGMTFTIEPMLTLGSYDYDLWDDGWTATTKDKSRTAQFEHTLLVTDTGAEVLTLP; encoded by the coding sequence ATGTCGATCCTCACTGCTGGGCGCATTTCGCCGCGCCGCGACGTTCCCGCATCCATTCCGCGCCCGGAGTACGTCGGCAAGCCGGCCCCGGCGCCGTACGACGGTTCGTACGTGACGTCGCCCGGCCTTGTCGAGAAGATGCGGGTCGCGAGCAAACTGGCAGCGCGGGCGTTGCAGGCGGCCGGCGCGGCCGCGAAGCCGGGCGTGACCACCGACGAGCTGGACGCGATCGGGCATGAGTACCTGGTGGAGCGTGGCGCGTACCCGTCGACGCTCGGCTACCGCGGGTACCCGAAGTCGCTGTGTACGTCGGTGAACGAGGTGATCTGCCACGGCATCCCCGACGATCGTCCGCTGGAGAACGGTGACATCGTCAACGTCGACATCACCGCGTACCTGGACGGTGTGCACGGCGACACGAACGCGACGTTCCTGGTCGGCGACGTCGACGAGGAAAGCCGGCTGCTCGTCGAGCGCACGCGGGAGGCGCTGAACCGCGGGATCAAGGCGGTCAAGCCCGGCCGGCAGGTGAGCATCATCGGGCGGGTGATCGAGTCGTACGCCAAACGTTTCGGGTACGGCGTCGTCCGTGACTTCACCGGCCACGGCATCGCCACGTCGTTCCACTCCGGCCTGATCATCCCGCACTACGACGACGAACGCTTCGACGACGTGATCGAGCCCGGCATGACGTTCACGATCGAACCGATGCTGACCCTGGGCTCGTACGACTACGACCTGTGGGACGACGGCTGGACCGCCACCACCAAGGACAAGTCCCGCACCGCCCAGTTCGAACACACCCTCCTGGTCACCGACACCGGCGCCGAAGTCCTCACCTTGCCCTGA
- a CDS encoding S10 family peptidase has translation MVNEERGEVQAGTAKPGTTEAGTTEAGTTTKPATPVDDLVTTRHTLTIDGAELRYTATTGRIVLREEVYTDGKFDGLKPKAEVFVTAYTLDDAEAAERPVTFAFNGGPGSSSLWLHLGLLGPRRVVSGDVGELAAPPYAIADNAETLLKYSDVVFIDPVSTGYSRAAEGEKPGDYHGFTRDLESVGEVIRLWTSRNGRWMSPKFLAGESYGTTRAAGLAWHLQKRYGMYLNGVMLISVVLEFGTLDFTPGNDLPYTLFLPTYAAIAHYHGLIPDRSLEELLADAERFAAGRYPNALAQGNRIPADYRAEVVTRLAELTGLSEDYIDRVNLRIEHLRFFGELLRSRRQTVGRLDGRFTGWNADYGSETPDRDPSMNAITGPYSAALNHYVRVELGYENDLPYEIINADAAGKWSFKEFEGQQITVAEKLAEAMRMNPHLQVYVGSGHYDGATPYFATEHTLARLPIPAELTPNIQTRYYPAGHMMYVHEQSRIQQAADLGAFIATATNQ, from the coding sequence ATGGTGAACGAGGAGCGCGGTGAGGTCCAGGCCGGTACGGCAAAGCCCGGGACGACAGAGGCCGGGACGACAGAGGCCGGGACGACGACGAAGCCGGCCACGCCGGTGGACGACCTGGTCACGACGCGGCACACGCTGACGATCGACGGCGCGGAACTGCGGTACACGGCGACCACCGGGCGGATCGTGCTTCGCGAGGAGGTGTACACCGACGGGAAGTTCGATGGGCTGAAGCCGAAGGCGGAGGTTTTCGTCACGGCGTACACGCTGGACGACGCGGAGGCGGCGGAGCGGCCGGTGACGTTCGCGTTCAACGGTGGGCCGGGGTCGTCGAGTCTGTGGCTGCACCTCGGGCTGCTCGGTCCGCGCCGGGTGGTGTCGGGGGACGTGGGCGAGCTGGCCGCGCCGCCGTACGCGATCGCCGACAACGCGGAGACGTTGCTGAAGTACAGCGACGTGGTGTTCATCGACCCGGTTTCGACCGGGTACTCACGGGCGGCCGAAGGGGAGAAGCCGGGGGACTACCACGGGTTCACCCGGGATCTGGAGTCGGTCGGCGAGGTGATCCGGCTGTGGACGTCGCGGAACGGGCGGTGGATGTCGCCGAAGTTCCTGGCCGGCGAGTCGTACGGGACGACGCGCGCGGCCGGGCTCGCGTGGCATCTGCAGAAGCGGTACGGGATGTACCTGAACGGCGTGATGCTGATTTCGGTGGTGCTGGAGTTCGGGACCCTCGATTTCACGCCGGGGAACGATCTTCCGTACACGCTGTTCCTGCCGACGTACGCGGCGATCGCGCACTACCACGGGCTGATTCCGGATCGTTCACTCGAGGAGCTGCTCGCCGACGCGGAGCGGTTCGCGGCCGGGCGGTACCCGAATGCGCTTGCCCAGGGCAACCGAATCCCGGCGGACTACCGCGCCGAGGTGGTCACCCGGCTGGCGGAACTGACCGGTCTCAGCGAGGACTACATCGACCGGGTGAACCTGCGGATCGAGCACCTGCGGTTCTTCGGTGAGTTGTTGCGTTCGCGCCGGCAGACGGTCGGCCGGCTGGACGGGCGGTTCACCGGATGGAACGCGGACTACGGGTCGGAAACGCCCGATCGCGATCCGTCGATGAACGCGATCACCGGGCCGTACTCGGCGGCGCTGAATCATTACGTACGCGTCGAACTCGGCTACGAGAACGATCTCCCGTACGAGATCATCAACGCGGACGCGGCCGGGAAATGGTCGTTCAAGGAGTTCGAGGGTCAGCAGATCACCGTCGCGGAGAAGCTCGCCGAGGCGATGCGGATGAACCCCCATCTGCAGGTGTACGTGGGTTCCGGGCACTACGACGGCGCCACCCCGTACTTCGCCACCGAACACACCCTCGCCCGCCTCCCCATCCCCGCCGAACTGACCCCCAACATCCAAACCAGGTACTACCCGGCCGGCCACATGATGTACGTCCACGAACAATCCCGTATCCAGCAGGCCGCCGACCTGGGCGCCTTCATCGCCACGGCCACCAACCAGTGA
- a CDS encoding DUF952 domain-containing protein, with amino-acid sequence MATIFHIAFTEQWAAARAAGCYRWSTRGKSLDDGATFIHASRPEQVALVANFAYDDVTEPLCLLVIDTARLVSALCDEDLEGTGMSFPHIYGPLNLDAVVDVRPYARGVDGLWPEVTAEAVS; translated from the coding sequence ATGGCGACCATCTTTCACATCGCTTTCACCGAGCAGTGGGCGGCGGCGCGGGCGGCCGGCTGTTACCGCTGGTCGACCCGCGGCAAGAGCCTCGACGACGGCGCGACGTTCATCCACGCCTCCCGTCCGGAACAGGTCGCGCTGGTGGCCAACTTCGCGTACGACGACGTGACCGAGCCACTGTGCTTGCTGGTGATCGACACCGCCCGGCTGGTGTCCGCGTTGTGCGACGAAGACCTGGAAGGTACCGGGATGAGCTTTCCGCACATCTACGGTCCGTTGAACCTGGACGCGGTGGTCGACGTACGCCCGTACGCCCGGGGTGTGGACGGCCTGTGGCCGGAGGTGACCGCCGAGGCCGTATCCTGA
- a CDS encoding TetR/AcrR family transcriptional regulator → MDERRARRPGGRSARVQAAVHEAVTGLVGERGYGNFTVGEVAARAGVADSSVYRRWGSLEALLTDVMLTRLNARSPMPDTGSIAGDLRAYAAAVAREITGPDGPALLQLLLALHSAGEQGIRARDNLLADRSQQLQSMLDRAQERGETTPPIDDVLDHVLAPLYIRVLFNAGPLTPTYVDNLVDRLL, encoded by the coding sequence GTGGATGAGAGACGAGCCCGGCGGCCAGGTGGGCGGAGCGCGCGCGTACAGGCGGCGGTGCACGAAGCGGTCACCGGTCTGGTCGGCGAGCGTGGGTACGGGAACTTCACCGTCGGGGAGGTCGCGGCGCGCGCCGGGGTGGCCGACAGCAGCGTCTATCGCCGGTGGGGGAGCTTGGAAGCGCTCCTGACCGACGTGATGCTCACGCGGCTGAACGCGCGCTCGCCGATGCCGGACACCGGGAGCATCGCCGGGGACCTACGCGCGTACGCGGCCGCCGTCGCGCGCGAAATCACCGGCCCCGACGGACCGGCCCTCCTGCAACTGCTGCTCGCACTGCACAGCGCCGGCGAACAAGGCATCCGCGCCCGAGACAACCTCCTCGCCGACCGCTCCCAGCAACTCCAGTCCATGCTGGACCGCGCCCAGGAACGCGGCGAAACCACACCCCCGATCGACGACGTACTGGACCATGTTCTGGCGCCCCTGTACATCCGAGTCCTCTTCAACGCGGGCCCGCTCACGCCAACCTACGTAGACAACTTGGTCGATCGACTGCTCTGA
- a CDS encoding MFS transporter, protein MTAYEKTAAPSITHNTRNRAALLTLTCLGQFMVLLDNTIVGAALPDMQHRLHVDLTGLQWIVDAYVLLVAMLLLSGGVFADRFGRKRLYLIGVAIFTVASALCSLAPSLGWLIAGRALQGIGAAALSPASLALLAVAYPRPEERVKAIGLWAGFSGIGLAAGPLAGGVLTDTFGWPAIFLVNLPIGVVLLLAGRRVLGESRSPNAPAIDIPGTWLSVLAVGALTYGLIEGGASGWTSPVILSAFAAGTVLLVAFLVVEHRRAAPMLPLRLFRQRLFTVSNTAMVVVGFALMGSSFFFSQFFVSVQGSSLLRAALQTLPVSLTMVIVSPYAGRLAARYGFRIVVTAGLALAGVGLVALGLVHADTGYGNVWWRLAIAGAGFALTMSPLTGAAIQAVNPQEGGLASGISSTTRQIGAVLGVAVLGAIVRTRESNGATFEAGLNTAFTTAGIITLTTAIFTALWLTKDKTPR, encoded by the coding sequence TTGACCGCGTACGAGAAGACCGCAGCACCCAGCATCACGCACAACACCCGCAACCGAGCAGCACTCCTGACCCTGACCTGCCTGGGACAGTTCATGGTGCTGCTGGACAACACGATCGTCGGCGCGGCACTGCCAGATATGCAGCATCGGCTGCACGTCGACCTGACCGGCCTGCAATGGATCGTCGACGCGTACGTACTGCTCGTCGCGATGCTGCTCTTGTCCGGCGGCGTCTTCGCGGACCGCTTCGGCCGCAAACGCCTGTACCTGATCGGCGTCGCGATCTTCACCGTCGCGTCCGCGTTGTGTTCGCTCGCCCCCTCGCTCGGCTGGCTGATCGCGGGCCGCGCGCTCCAAGGCATCGGCGCCGCGGCGCTCTCCCCCGCCTCGCTGGCGCTACTCGCCGTCGCGTACCCGCGCCCCGAGGAACGGGTCAAGGCGATCGGTCTCTGGGCCGGCTTCAGCGGCATCGGTCTCGCCGCCGGGCCGCTGGCCGGTGGCGTACTGACGGACACCTTCGGCTGGCCCGCCATCTTCCTCGTGAACCTTCCGATCGGCGTCGTACTGCTGCTGGCCGGTCGTCGCGTACTGGGTGAGTCCCGCAGCCCGAACGCTCCCGCGATCGACATCCCGGGAACGTGGCTGTCCGTACTCGCGGTCGGAGCACTCACGTACGGGCTGATCGAAGGCGGCGCGAGCGGCTGGACCTCACCGGTGATCCTCAGCGCCTTCGCGGCGGGCACCGTACTCCTCGTCGCCTTCCTCGTCGTCGAACACCGTCGAGCCGCACCGATGCTGCCGTTGCGGTTGTTCCGGCAGCGGCTGTTCACGGTTTCCAACACGGCGATGGTCGTTGTTGGTTTCGCGCTGATGGGGTCGTCGTTCTTCTTCTCGCAGTTCTTCGTGTCGGTGCAGGGCAGCTCGCTTCTGCGCGCGGCTCTGCAGACGCTTCCGGTTTCGCTGACGATGGTGATCGTCAGCCCGTACGCCGGCCGACTCGCTGCCCGGTACGGGTTCCGGATCGTCGTCACTGCCGGGTTGGCGCTGGCCGGGGTTGGGCTGGTTGCGCTCGGCCTTGTGCATGCGGACACCGGGTACGGGAATGTTTGGTGGCGGTTGGCGATCGCCGGCGCCGGGTTCGCGTTGACGATGTCACCGTTGACCGGCGCCGCGATTCAGGCAGTCAATCCGCAGGAAGGCGGTCTCGCGTCGGGAATCAGCAGCACTACCCGGCAGATCGGTGCAGTCCTTGGCGTGGCGGTGCTCGGGGCGATAGTCCGTACGCGCGAATCCAACGGAGCAACCTTCGAAGCAGGCCTCAACACCGCCTTCACCACAGCCGGCATCATCACCCTGACCACCGCCATCTTCACCGCCCTCTGGCTGACAAAAGACAAAACTCCGCGATAG
- a CDS encoding phosphotransferase-like protein: MVLDQDGKPCIVTHYGAAGVRLLAGMRASVLALLNTGNDIILDEMPVDKTVMPAWREVLAGYDAYWVALRAPLDVIEQREDERNHGRHIGNARGHEGHGMDGRFDLVLDTAELSPDARAIAIIDAFSNQARGSSGR, from the coding sequence GTGGTGCTGGACCAGGACGGGAAGCCCTGCATTGTCACGCATTACGGTGCTGCCGGGGTCCGGCTGCTCGCCGGCATGCGCGCGTCCGTACTCGCCCTGCTGAACACCGGAAACGACATCATCCTTGACGAGATGCCGGTCGACAAGACGGTCATGCCGGCCTGGCGTGAAGTGCTTGCTGGCTATGACGCGTACTGGGTGGCGCTGCGGGCACCGCTCGACGTGATCGAACAACGCGAGGACGAACGGAACCACGGGCGCCACATCGGCAATGCGCGCGGGCATGAAGGGCATGGGATGGATGGACGGTTCGACCTCGTGCTGGACACTGCTGAGCTGTCGCCGGACGCTCGCGCAATCGCCATCATCGATGCCTTTAGCAACCAAGCGCGGGGGTCTTCCGGTAGGTGA
- a CDS encoding DUF899 domain-containing protein, which yields MNLPEIVSRDEWLTARRALLAEEKAFTKQRDALNTRRRELPMVRLDKPYTFTGAAGPASLLDLFEGRPQLLVYHFMFQPEWDAGCSNCTWLVDDIGTQNSLHEANTSFALVSRAPYEKLAAYRETRGWEYPWYSSGDTDFNYDFHVTLDESRVPFEYNYRSKADWDVQPDNEFTQSPQPFDLHGMSCFLQDGEQIYHTYSTYGRGPDAMTFTVTALDLTPLGRQEPWEKPSGRTPKPPTEETPCH from the coding sequence ATGAACCTGCCGGAGATCGTGTCCCGCGACGAATGGCTGACCGCGCGCCGCGCGCTGCTGGCCGAGGAGAAGGCGTTCACCAAACAACGCGACGCACTGAACACCCGCCGCCGCGAACTCCCGATGGTGCGCCTCGACAAGCCCTACACCTTCACCGGCGCCGCCGGCCCGGCCAGCCTCCTCGATCTCTTCGAAGGCCGCCCGCAACTTTTGGTATACCATTTCATGTTCCAGCCCGAGTGGGACGCGGGCTGCTCGAACTGCACGTGGCTGGTGGACGACATCGGTACACAGAACAGCCTGCACGAGGCGAACACGTCCTTCGCGCTGGTGTCACGCGCACCGTACGAGAAACTCGCCGCGTACCGGGAAACGCGCGGCTGGGAATACCCGTGGTACTCATCAGGCGACACGGACTTCAACTACGACTTCCACGTCACCCTGGACGAGTCGCGGGTGCCGTTCGAATACAACTACCGCTCGAAAGCCGACTGGGACGTACAGCCCGACAACGAGTTCACCCAAAGCCCGCAACCCTTCGACCTACACGGCATGAGCTGCTTCCTGCAAGACGGCGAGCAGATCTACCACACCTACTCCACCTACGGCCGCGGCCCAGACGCCATGACCTTCACAGTCACCGCCCTCGACCTAACCCCCCTCGGCCGCCAAGAACCCTGGGAGAAACCATCCGGCCGCACCCCCAAACCCCCCACAGAAGAAACCCCCTGCCACTAA
- a CDS encoding alpha/beta hydrolase family protein, with amino-acid sequence MRRRVRTSIVILILVVLLGGAGYVGWVLVQRSEPVSLPEPTGNFQVGRRTFEWTDTPRRDPYADGPRKLAVWLWYPVAKQTTGHRVEYAPGLWSGLHLKAPLSLLQGPFDTLQDRALDRAAIAPGRFPVVVLMPGMGLSAPMYAALAEDLASHGYLVAGVTPTYSANLTVLAGQSVESKPAANPSNLGDSNEAARQTGDQLVNVWAADARFAAGMVAKQVPGSVDNAVGPSYVGHSFGGAASLEACRQDSRCTAAVDLDGAQFGDVVQKGVKAPMLLLGADDSCITSVCGPDAKNDDSRDRALSLLKASTGTSWCATVPGSRHFNFTDYGVYYLAYPLRKFLPLGSVDPRHALTVQNGYITTFLSHVIHGTAAPGAPTCQK; translated from the coding sequence ATGCGCAGACGGGTACGCACCAGCATCGTGATCCTGATTCTGGTCGTGCTTCTCGGCGGGGCCGGGTACGTCGGGTGGGTGCTGGTGCAGCGCTCGGAGCCGGTGTCGTTGCCGGAGCCGACCGGGAACTTCCAGGTCGGGCGCAGGACGTTCGAGTGGACGGATACGCCGCGGCGCGATCCGTACGCGGATGGTCCGCGCAAGCTGGCTGTCTGGCTTTGGTATCCCGTCGCGAAACAGACCACCGGGCACCGTGTCGAGTACGCGCCCGGACTGTGGAGTGGTCTGCACCTGAAAGCGCCACTCTCGTTGCTGCAGGGGCCGTTCGACACGCTGCAGGATCGCGCGCTGGACCGGGCGGCGATCGCGCCGGGGCGGTTCCCGGTGGTTGTGCTGATGCCGGGGATGGGCCTATCGGCGCCGATGTACGCGGCGCTGGCCGAGGATCTCGCGAGTCACGGGTACCTGGTCGCGGGCGTCACCCCGACGTACTCCGCGAACCTCACCGTGCTCGCCGGCCAGAGTGTCGAGAGCAAACCGGCCGCGAACCCGTCGAACCTCGGCGACAGCAACGAGGCCGCGCGACAGACCGGCGATCAACTGGTGAACGTCTGGGCCGCCGACGCGCGGTTCGCGGCCGGCATGGTCGCGAAGCAAGTCCCTGGTTCGGTCGACAACGCGGTCGGGCCCTCGTACGTCGGCCACTCGTTCGGCGGCGCCGCGTCGCTCGAAGCGTGCCGGCAGGACTCGCGGTGTACGGCGGCGGTCGACCTGGACGGCGCGCAGTTCGGCGACGTGGTGCAGAAGGGCGTCAAGGCACCGATGCTGCTGCTCGGTGCCGACGACTCGTGCATCACCAGCGTCTGCGGCCCGGACGCCAAGAACGACGACAGCCGGGACCGCGCCCTCTCGTTGCTCAAGGCAAGCACTGGTACGTCGTGGTGCGCGACCGTCCCGGGCAGCAGGCACTTCAACTTCACCGACTACGGCGTGTACTACCTCGCGTACCCGCTGCGCAAGTTCCTCCCGCTCGGCAGCGTCGACCCGCGGCACGCGCTGACGGTCCAGAACGGGTACATCACCACGTTCCTCTCCCACGTCATCCACGGAACCGCCGCGCCCGGCGCCCCGACCTGCCAGAAATAA